The sequence CAGACTTGGGTATGTACACCCGCCGAGATGGTGCCGCCCTGAAACTTCCCCGATGCACCCGACCATGGAGATCTTCCAGGTTGGCCTGGAGGTCCTGGCCGTACTGTTGCCATGTGACCTGATCCACCCCGACTGCAGCCCTCGGGTTGATCGCCCGATAGGCCGCCCGCAGACGGGCCACGTCCACATGATGCAACAACGCGGTGAACCGCATCGTCTTGTCACTACGCGCTGCCTGGCGTACGCGATCCAAGCCCTGTGACACGCCTGTTCCGCCGCTGTGTGCGGGACGTGCTGACCTGTCCACGTTCCCCTCAGGCAGCCCCCTTCCCTCCACCACCTCCGCAACCGGTCGCCCGGCGTTGTTCGGCAGCTTCGCAGGTACTACGGGGCTGTCAGACTTCCCATGCCCGTTCATCCTGGACGTACCACCTCAGTGTTCTCCAGACGGCCCACCGCAACCTTCGCGACGGGCGGACACGGGATCTCCCGGTTCTCGCACATGGAGGCTCGGTACATGCACAGGATCTCCGACCGCGCCGGGTCCACCCACAGCTCGCGATAACGCTGTTGGCGATGTGGCCTTCCGCACTCGTTGACAACGTCGGCACCCGAAAGTCGATTTCGCGGCTCAATAGCCCAGCCTGCACCTACCCCTGTCAACGCTTCGCCAACGCCCTCACAGACGTCCACGCATGACTCGGGGCCACCGCGGGTCGCTACCCCTTCGGTGTAGAGCGTTTCCATCTCCTCCTCCATGCCGGTTTATCCCGGCGCTCCAACGAAGCCGACAGACCCTCGCTCAGAGCTGGGTGACGTCCACGATGTCGTAGGTGTAGCCCTGCTCGGTGAGGAAGCGCTGGCGGTTGGCGGCGAAGGTGGCGTCGATCGTCTCCCGCGCGACGACGGTGTAGAAGTGCGCCTGCCCGCCGTCCGCCTTGGGGCGGATGATCCGGCCGAGGCGCTGGGCCTCCTCCTGGCGGGACCCGAACGCGCCGGACAGCTGGATGGCGACGTTGGCCTCGGGCAGGTCGATGGAGAAGTTCGCGATCTTCGACACCACCAGCACGTCGAGGTCGCCGTCGCGGAACGCGGCGAACCGCTCCTCCCTGACCGCCTGCGAGGTCTGCCCGGTCACCAGCGGCGCGTCGAGGTGCGCGGCGACCTGCTTGAGCTGGTCGAGGTACTGCCCGATGACCAGCACCCGGTCGTCGCGGTGGCGGTCCATGATCCGGTCGACCGCCTTGAGCTTCGCCGGGGCGGTCGACGCCAGCCGGTACCGCCGCTGCTGGGGGGCCGAGGCGTACTGCATCCGGAGGTCCTCGGACAGGTCGACCCGGACCTCGGTGCACACCGCCGGGGCGATCCAGCCCTGGGCCTCGAGCTCCTTCCACGGCGCGTCGTACCGCTTCGGCCCGATCAGGCTGAACACGTCCTCCTCCCGCCCGTCCTCGCGGACCAGCGTCGCGGTCAGGCCCAGCCGGCGGATGGCCTGGATCCGGGCCGTCGCGCGGAACACCGGGGCGGGCAGCAGGTGGACCTCGTCGTAGACGATCAGGCCCCACGGCTCGCGGTCGAGCAGGGACAGGTGGGGGTGGGCGAGCTCCTCGTCGGCGTCCTCCGCCACACCGGGCTGACGCCAGGTGAGGATCTGGTAGGTCGCCACGGTCAGCGGCTTGGCCTCCTTGCGCTGCCCGGAGTACTCCCCCACGTCATCCGGGGTCAGGTCGGTCTTGTCGAGCGCCTCCGCGATCCACTGCCGCGCGGCGGACACCGACGTGGCGATCACCAGCGTCCGGGTGCCCGCCTGCACCATCGCCGCCAGCCCGATCACCGTCTTGCCGGCCCCGCAGGGCAGGACCAGCACGCCGTTGCCGCCGGCGGCGGACCCGTCGGCCCACCAGGCCTGGACCGCGTCGCCCTGGTAGGGCCGGGGCGTCGCGGTCAGGTCGATCTGCAGCGCCGCGCCGTCGGCGTACCCCGCCTCGTCAGCCGGCGGCCACCCCAGCCCGACGAGGGTCCGCTTCAACGCCCCCCGGTCACCGATCCGCACGGCGTAGCGGTTGCCGTCCAGCCGTTCGCCGAGCAGGTCACCCAGCGGCTCGGCCAGGGTGTCGAGCAGCGCCGGCTCGTCCGTCGTCAGCGCCAGCCCGCCGGAGTCGAAGTCCCGCACCAGCCGGAGCCGGCCGTAGCGGCTGATCTGCTCGCCCACCTCGGCGATCACCGCTGGCGGCGGCGCGAACTTGGCCAGCGACGTGAGCGTCCGGACCGCCTCGTCCGCGGACAGCCCGGCCGCCGCGGCGTTCCACAGCGTCAGCGGGGTGATCCGGTAGGTGTGGATGTGCTCGGGCGCCCGGACGAGCTCGGCGAACCGGGACAGCTCGCCGCGGGCGTCGGCCGCCTTCGGCGACGACGTCTCGAGCAGCACGGTCATGTCCGCCTGCACGATCAGGGGGTTCAGGGGGTCGGTCACGTCCGGCGCAGCCCCTCGGCCTGCAGCTCCTGGGCCAGCTCGAAGGGGTCCGGCGGCACCGCGTCGACCGACTCGGGGATCCCCGTCCCCTCGAGCGCCTGGCCGACCGACCGCCGCGGCGGCAGCGTCGCGCCGCCGGCGTCCTCGGCCACCGCGAGCAGGCCGCGCCCCCGCAGCGCGGCGATCAACGCGTCGCGGCTCAGCGGGCTGACCGCGACCGTCGGGCTGAGCACCCGCAGCTTCGCCCCGGACACCGCCGCAGCTGCCGTGAGGTCCGCCGGGTCATCCCCGCGCAGGTACGACCCGATCGTGCCCGCGCGCAGCCGACCGTGGCGGGCGGCCACGTCGTCCACGGTGACCAGCACGTTGGCGGGGGGCGGGACCGAGGAGGCCGAGGTCAGGAAGTCGACGATCTGGTCGCGCGTCCGGCCGTCGGCCATGGCCTCGCCGACCTTCGCCGCGGTGATCCGCCAGATCTGGGCGCCGGCGTCGGACTCGAGCTCGGCGATCGCGGCGAGCTCCGCGGCGACGCGGGGTGCCAGGCCCGGCGGGGCGATGACGGAGTGGTCGGCCTGGACGACGACCTCCTCGGCGACCGGGCCCATGACCCGCTCCACCTCGGCCACCCCGCCGCGGCGCAGGGCGCGGGCCATCGCCGTGAGCCCCACCGCCCCGTCGGCCGGCACCAGGTCGAGCAGGCGCAGCGCCTGGACGATGGCGTCCGCGCCGTCCGGGCCGAGGGACTCGGGGTAGCGCCAGGCGCACAGGTCGGCCAGCGTGCCCGGGTCGACGCCGGTCCCCTCCTCGAGCGCGGCGAGGACGTCGAGGACCGCGTCGCGGTGCACCTGCGGCGGCGGCCAGACCACGTCGCCGTCCCAGCGGTTCGGCAGCCCGGCCTTCTCGTCGACGGTCGTGGCGTCCCGCCACGCCGCGACCAGGGCGGCCCACTGGCGGGCCGGCGGGTCAGCCGCGAAGTCGGCGGCAGCCGGGGTCGGCGCCCAGCGGTCGTCGTCGGTCTCACCCAGCAGGCCGAGGTCGATCGCCAGGTGCGTCAGCAGCCCGACGTCACCCGGGTCGACGCCGAAGCCCTTGGCCGCCGCGCGGATCCCGCGGACGCCGATGCCGCCCGACGCGAGGGCGGGGACCGGCTCGGTCGCCCAGTGCTCGAGGAGCAGGTGCAGCCGCCGCACCACGCGGGGGGTACCCGGCCCGGGGTCGTGCAGCGGCGCCGGCTCCACCCGCGGCGGGTGGAGCGGCCAGTCGTCGAAGAGGCGTCCGCGCAGCCCGACGCGGAGGTCCAGCCAGCTGAAGGCCCGCTGGGCGTGGAGGTCGACCCCGGCCAGGCCGTGCTGCACCAGGGTGTGCAACGGGCCGCCGCGGCGGTCCCAGGGGTCGAAGGGCGGCAGGCCGAGGTCGGCGACGCGCTGGCTGCCGTGGTCCACCAGCAGGTCGAGGGTCCGGCGCAGGTCGGGATCGAGCCGCTCGTACAGCCCCTCGGCCACCGACGGGCGGCGCAGGAGCGCCCCGACCAGCCGACGTCGGTCCTCGTGGCCGTAGGGGATCTCCTCGGCGCCGAGGCGCTGGAGCAGCACGTCGAGGTCGGACATCGACAGGTTCGACAGCGCGGAGTAGATCCGCATGCCCGGCAGCGGCACGTGCCGCATGACGCCCGGTCGCAGGACGAGCCACTCCCCCTCGTCGTAGGGCTCGTGGACCAGCAGCAGCAGGCCGAGCGCCGACACGGCCTGGTCGAGCTCGCGCGCGTCGCCGGCCTCGGCCACCGCGGCCTCCCGCGACACCGCCCCGTCGTGGACCGCGGCGAGGACGAGCAGCTGGCGCTCGAGGCGGTTCAGCACGTCCACGGTGGCGCTGATCCCGCTGGAGGACGCCATCATGACGCCGAGGTGGGTCAGGGACCGGTCGGTCCGTGCGACCGGCGTGCGGTGGTCGTGCGCGCTCGGTGCCAGCGGGCCGGCCCCGTCGAGGGACTGCGCCAGGGCGGGCACCCGCTCGAGGAGCGCCGCCAGATCCGCCACCGGCATCCTGGCGAGCGCCGAGATCCGGTCCGATGAGGCCCGCATGTGGCGGCCGGATGCTATCGGCCAAGTCGGTCGGATTCATGACGTGGCTACCTCCCCACGCGGTTTCCGGTAATGATGGTCCCCACGTGAAGATCGAATCCTTTGGGCGCACGGACGTCGGCAAGGTGCGCGAGCGGAACGAGGACCGTGCCCTGGTGGGTGAACGGCTCTTCGTCGTCGCCGACGGGGTCGGGGGGCACAACGCCGGGGACGTCGCCTCCTCCATGTTGGTGGCGCGCCTCGACGACCTCGACGTGCAGACCTTCGAGGCGCCCGAGCAGGCCCTCGAGGCGCTGATGGCGGCGATCGTCGACGCGAACAGCCGCATCCACCAGCGCGCCGTCCACGAGCCCGAGCGGGAGGGGATGGCGTCGACCGTCACAGCCGCCCTCCTGTGCGACCACACGATGGTCTTCGCCCAGGTCGGCGACACGCGGGCGTACCTGAAGCGCGGGGACGAGCCCATGCGCCGGCTGACGCCTGACCACTCCTTCGTGGGCGCGCTCGTGGACGCCGGCTACATCACGGCGGAGGAGGCGCGGACCCACCCGAAGCGCTCGGTCATCCTGAAGGCGGTCGGCCTCGAGCCGACCCTCCAACCGGAGGCCGGCGAGACCCTCCCCCTCCAACTCGGCGACGAGGTCGTGATGGTCTCCGACGGGGTCCACGGCGTCATCGACGACGCGACCCTCGAACGCCTGGTCCACGACCGGCCCCTCGACATCGCCGTCGACGACGTGATCGTGGCCGCCCGCGAGGCCGGCGGGCCGGACAACATCACGATCGTGGTGGTCCGCGTCGTCGACGACGGCTGACGTGGTGGACGCGGGCGGCGTGCGGACGCC comes from Euzebya sp. and encodes:
- a CDS encoding DNA repair helicase XPB, whose amino-acid sequence is MTVLLETSSPKAADARGELSRFAELVRAPEHIHTYRITPLTLWNAAAAGLSADEAVRTLTSLAKFAPPPAVIAEVGEQISRYGRLRLVRDFDSGGLALTTDEPALLDTLAEPLGDLLGERLDGNRYAVRIGDRGALKRTLVGLGWPPADEAGYADGAALQIDLTATPRPYQGDAVQAWWADGSAAGGNGVLVLPCGAGKTVIGLAAMVQAGTRTLVIATSVSAARQWIAEALDKTDLTPDDVGEYSGQRKEAKPLTVATYQILTWRQPGVAEDADEELAHPHLSLLDREPWGLIVYDEVHLLPAPVFRATARIQAIRRLGLTATLVREDGREEDVFSLIGPKRYDAPWKELEAQGWIAPAVCTEVRVDLSEDLRMQYASAPQQRRYRLASTAPAKLKAVDRIMDRHRDDRVLVIGQYLDQLKQVAAHLDAPLVTGQTSQAVREERFAAFRDGDLDVLVVSKIANFSIDLPEANVAIQLSGAFGSRQEEAQRLGRIIRPKADGGQAHFYTVVARETIDATFAANRQRFLTEQGYTYDIVDVTQL
- a CDS encoding helicase-associated domain-containing protein gives rise to the protein MRASSDRISALARMPVADLAALLERVPALAQSLDGAGPLAPSAHDHRTPVARTDRSLTHLGVMMASSSGISATVDVLNRLERQLLVLAAVHDGAVSREAAVAEAGDARELDQAVSALGLLLLVHEPYDEGEWLVLRPGVMRHVPLPGMRIYSALSNLSMSDLDVLLQRLGAEEIPYGHEDRRRLVGALLRRPSVAEGLYERLDPDLRRTLDLLVDHGSQRVADLGLPPFDPWDRRGGPLHTLVQHGLAGVDLHAQRAFSWLDLRVGLRGRLFDDWPLHPPRVEPAPLHDPGPGTPRVVRRLHLLLEHWATEPVPALASGGIGVRGIRAAAKGFGVDPGDVGLLTHLAIDLGLLGETDDDRWAPTPAAADFAADPPARQWAALVAAWRDATTVDEKAGLPNRWDGDVVWPPPQVHRDAVLDVLAALEEGTGVDPGTLADLCAWRYPESLGPDGADAIVQALRLLDLVPADGAVGLTAMARALRRGGVAEVERVMGPVAEEVVVQADHSVIAPPGLAPRVAAELAAIAELESDAGAQIWRITAAKVGEAMADGRTRDQIVDFLTSASSVPPPANVLVTVDDVAARHGRLRAGTIGSYLRGDDPADLTAAAAVSGAKLRVLSPTVAVSPLSRDALIAALRGRGLLAVAEDAGGATLPPRRSVGQALEGTGIPESVDAVPPDPFELAQELQAEGLRRT
- a CDS encoding PP2C family serine/threonine-protein phosphatase; the encoded protein is MKIESFGRTDVGKVRERNEDRALVGERLFVVADGVGGHNAGDVASSMLVARLDDLDVQTFEAPEQALEALMAAIVDANSRIHQRAVHEPEREGMASTVTAALLCDHTMVFAQVGDTRAYLKRGDEPMRRLTPDHSFVGALVDAGYITAEEARTHPKRSVILKAVGLEPTLQPEAGETLPLQLGDEVVMVSDGVHGVIDDATLERLVHDRPLDIAVDDVIVAAREAGGPDNITIVVVRVVDDG